The Heteronotia binoei isolate CCM8104 ecotype False Entrance Well chromosome 11, APGP_CSIRO_Hbin_v1, whole genome shotgun sequence genome includes the window TACAATTGCAACATCCACAGCTGTTGGCTTTAAACAAAGAAAGACAAAACACACACGATCCTCTGGCTACTCaccatgacatcacacagaacacCCCAACCCCCTACCCTGGTGTTTCTCAGCCACAGCCTTTGGAATCTTTGCAACATCTGCCAGGTATCAAAGCACTTATTGTAACTGGGATCCAGGAACAAAGACATTATTCGCAGCCAAAATGCGATAGATCTGAAACAGAAACAGGCTGGGCTGGCCACAAAGGGGGATTACCAAATGAGTTGGGGCAGAACAAGAACGCAAGCGTGCGATGTGTGGGGCCAGAGCTTTGTGAATCAGCTGCTTCCTCTCTTGAGCTTTACtccacacctgctggaatgcaccagagtttttttttaattcattacAGTCTGTCTGATTTGTCTTAAATGATACTGGAGTCCAATGGAAAGTGGCCAGTGGTTGCCACTGGAATGCTATTCCTCATAGCAGATTTCCCAATGCTGCAAAGTCtccatgactttttttttttctttaaggaaGGCATCCTTTGCTCTTTAAGGCTGCTCATATCAAGTCCTCTCTAGCTGCAGCCTGTGATGGACGACGTTGGGCTTAGGGCTCCGTTCTGGTGTagactttctcttccttcccttctttcctcgCAGCGTAGCGGGCCAAGACAAACAGGTAGTCACTAAGCCTGCAAAGTGAGGTGAGGAGGAGAGAATTAAGGCATCATTCATAGAAAAACGGTACAGAGGATTTCCTTGGCATGCAAGTCCTAGAATTCAGTCTTTTATTTAGCTCCAAATGCCCAAGGTGGCCTCTTACATCTCCTAAAGGAGGACAATTACAAAAGCAGTTGGGAAGGATATCTAGATATTAGATTTGAGTTATTGGGCTTTCCTCCAACAGCCTGGAATAACCTAATTTACCAGGTAGTTCTGAAGCAGACTAGGTGATCAATCTCAACCGGGCTAGTACTTTAGCTCAAGCAAGACACATATGTTCCACTCTTGCCCTAGGTATTCCTCCTCCAGAGTCACTTCCTTCATATACTAGATCCCTAAAAACACCGAGTCATAGACATGCTTTCACTCTCTAGGCTTAATTCTTTTCCCACTGCTGAGTTGATAGGTCGTTTTTCTAGAGTCCTGTACTCAAATCGCttgtgtcaggggtggccaacggtagctctccagatgttttttgcctacaactcccatcagcctcagccattggccatgctggctggggctgatgggagttgtaggcaaaagaacatttggagagctaccgctggccacccctggcttatgtgATTGCGGGTCTGGTACTGTAGAAACACTTGGCCATCTTCTATTACATTGTCATCAGTGGTCGATTCGTAGATCAATTTGGATAGTTCCTGTTCTTATTAAGCACCAACGACCAACTGAACTTTGAGTGGTCCCTTATTTGCTGGCAGATACTAATCCTGAAACCACCTATTTTGTTACAAATTTTTTTTAACGATCATCTTATCTGCAAAACGACAGAAATCTGGATTGCTCTGATGGCAATGGAATCTGGCAAAAATGTGGTTAACATGACTACTTTAGGTTTACTTAACTGTATGACAGGTTTAattagaaattcctgttttaaCATTTTCTTCGCTTTTAGAATTTAATATTTTGACTGTAACATCTGAATCCTGTGAATATCGTTAGTTCTGTTGTATACCAATGCATGTTTTAACAATTGTTACATTCTGATGGagctttatttattgttatttatttatttatgatttatatcccgcccttcccacaagtggctcagggcggctcccaacaaatagtcatacataaaattaaacaagcatttaaatatataaacaattaaaacatttaaaacagttaaaaccttaaaaaccattaaacattacaaaaatatgtataacaggagtctggcaaagctaaatttagtttctcatctcagctaggtgtaggctagccggaagagggtcgtcttacaggccctgcggaactgaacaaggttccgcagggccctcacctcctccggcagctgattccaccatgtaggggccataacagagaaggccctgtccctagtggattttaggcgggcttaaGACCTTTGGGCATAGAAGCtaataaatgaaatggaaatggattcaatccccagcttttccagtccacccccccacccaccaaaaaaaaaaattaaaatacaagctCTCTGCCTGAACCCTGGAGAGTCAAGGTTACTCTGAGGAGAAGCCTGACCTTGAAAAACCAGGGGCTGGACTGGCTCaagggcagcttcctgtgtttacATCCATAATTACCAACATGCTCCCCATTCACAACTGTGTGGGACCCCTGTGGAAAGGCACAGATCTGAGCCACAAGACAGAAGCCTTTACCAGGCTTCTTGCAACCGCCCAGGAAAGTACAGAAATGTGTCTCTGCCTTGGTTGTGGGACAGGCCAAGTCAGAGTAGCCCCAAATTCCTAACTCTAGAGGCAGAAGAGAGATGTGCCTAAACAGCTGCTGCAGGCCCTACTGAGGCTCAGACAACTATTGTTGAAGAGTCCTCTGGCGGACTCAGGCAGctcccctccagtttggtgtagtggttgtgtgcggattcttatctgggagaaccgggtttgattccccctcctccacttgcacctgctggaatggctttgggtcagccatagctctcataggagttgtccttgaaagggcagctgctgtaagagctctttcagccccacctacctcacagggtgtctgttgtgggggaggaagataaaggagattgtaagtctctgattcagagagaagagcggggtataaatctgcagtcttcttcttccatctagCCACATGCCTACCCCACATTAGAGGACAGTAGTTTAAGTAGTTGTCCAAAGTCCCTGAGCTGTATTCTGGCACCTGAAGCTTTCCCGGAATTCCAGCAACCACATCCTCCTCTCCACACCTGTGCATTTAATATGCTCGTAGGGGTGAGGTGTATGGGAATCCAAACCCCACTGCAAAGAATGTGCCCCTTTCTCATGCCTTCTCTCAAAGGCTCTTCCATccacctccctttcttttgcaccCCCTCTTCCCATCTCCAAgccctctagatcaggggtggccaaactgtggctcgggagccacatgtggctctttcacacattttgtgtggctcctgaagcctccatcgccccatcagccggcttggcgaaggcatctgtctctttaactcacttctccaagccaagccagctggcagcttggggaatgcatttaaacttaaaattgctttctttccacctttccttccctccccatctattttccttccttccttccctcaaacacctgatgtttattctatgtggctcttgttaagcaagtttagccaccccctCCAGCTCTTCCAAGTCTCAAACCCATCTTtagctcccctcccttcctcttcttcttccataggAAAAGAAACACAGAAGCTGGGAAGTCAGAGATCAAAACAGCCAACTCGCCTATCTTCTGAGGTTTATATCAGCATTAGCAAATAGCAAAGGGGCGTGTGCTGgaaggtacataagaacataagagaagccatgttggatcaggccaatggcccatccagtccaacactctgtgtcacataagaacataagagaagccatgttggatcaggccaatggcccctccagtccagcactctgtgtcacagaagaacataagagaagccatgttagatcaggccaatggcccatccagtccaacactttgtgtcacagaagaacataagagaagccatgttggatcaggccaatgacccatccagtccaacactctgtgtcacagaagaacataagagaagccatgttagatcaggccaatggcccatccagtccaacactctgtgtcaaacagtggcaaaAGACTGCATTATCCTGCCGGTGCTAACCCCGCTCTGGATGGGGATACTGCGAAGAGTGCTTGGGACCCCGTCCTGCACATTGGTGGTCCAGGAAGAGCACTGTCCGGAGACACCACGATGCTCCCAAAGCTTCACTTACCTGTTCAAGTACTTGGCCACGTTTGCATCTGCTTCTCCGGATTTCACTAAAGGAACAACGCTgaggagaattttttaaaaacggTCGTTATGGAAGAGATCATTTTCAAGCCAAGCGGTTTTGTTGCCCCCACACCACATTGTGGTTTAATTGCTGTCGCTGCCCAGGTCACCTCACCCCACATTGTCGACATTCCGGCCTCGCTGCCAAGTTTAAAGGAATGTGCTGTATGGTGCACTTACTCAAGACTGCAAGCTTCCCCAAAGCTCTTCCCAGCGCCGCCCCCACGCCACTCAGTGGTGCTTGACATCAACAGTTCACACCCAAGGAGCACCTCCAAGTCTTGCCCTAAACCTGACAGCCCATTTCTAACAGGCACAGTGCAGAGGACTCCTTCGGCCAGCCGAGCCCCTCCGTTTTCAAAGCTCCTGGAGCTCACGGAAGCCACTTACCGCCTCTCAGCCCTGCGACAGACGGCTCGGGAGAGATGGAGAGCGGCGCTGCTCTTGCCCCCGGACTGGAACGACAGAAAACGCAAAAGGACAGGGAAGAGGCTCCCGCCCCAGGACAGCATTTTGcaccaaaccctcccctcccccccaaataaaagCGACCCTCGAGGGAAAGGGTGCTGAAGGACCTTCTGGGAACTGGGCTGAGAGAGAAGAGATTTGCCCACAGTCGTTCTGGGGTTTCACTGAGGTGAAGCTCATCGCTGAACTCTGCGGGGGTGGGCACTTGGCATTTCCACTTTCCCCCCCCttgaaaaaaatcacaaaaatacCTACCGGTAAGATGAAAGCTGTCAGAGGCGGGAGCTGGTCTGAGTATCGATCGATCCAGGTCTCGAGTTCCAGGACGGGTTTTTCACTAAAGGATGTGCGTTCtacagaaaggaggaggaaaagaagaattgcagttttatagcccgcccttcaccctgaatcagagactcagagcagcttaccatatcctatatcttctccccccacaacagacaccctgtgaggtgggtggggatgagagggccctcacggaagctgccctttcaaggacagctctgcgagacctctggctgacccaaggccattccagcagctgcaagtggatctcccagataagaattccagatttataccccgcccttctccctgaatcagagactcaaagcagcttaccatctcctatatcttctccccacaacagacaccctgtgaggtgggtggggatgagagggctctcacggaagctgccttttcaaggacaactctgcaagagctatggctaacccaaggccattccagcagctgcacgaggaggagtggggaatcaaacccggttctcccagataagagagccatggctgacccaaggccattccagcagctgcatgtggaggagtggggaatcaaacccggttctcccagataagagagccatggctgacccaaggccattccagcagctgcacgaggaggagtggggaatcaaacccggttctcccagataagagagctctggctgacccaaggccattccagcagctgcaagtggaggagtggggaatcaaacctggatctcccagataagagagctctggctgacccaaggccattccagcagctgcaagtggaggagtggggaatcaaacccggttctcccagataagagagccatggctgacccaaggccgttccagcagctgcaagtggaggagtggggaatcaaacccggttctcccagataagagagctctggctgaccccaggccattccagcagctgccagtggaggagtggggaatcaaacccagttctcccagataagagagctatggctgacccaaggctgttccagcagctgcaagtggaggagcggggaatcaagcccggttctctcagataagagtctgcacacttcaccagagAGGAGAGGACCAGTGAAAAAAAGAACGGCTACCCAGGCAGACGCTCCAAGGGGCCCCCTGCACCTCTAGTTTTGTCACCTGACACAGCTCTGGCTATTTGCCATTTGCTCACTGTTAATGCTGGCACCAGGGAACAAGAGCATGCCAACAGGAGGAACCCAGCAGAGAagtgcagggctcttcttttaaaaagaggcGTATTTCCCCCTTCATCTGTAATTACTTAAGTGAGACTCTCTGGCAGAGGAGATCGGAGTGGCCACGTTGGAGCCGGCGTCTTGCAGCATGCACTGCACCTGccggaagaaaggaggaaaacaagCATGTGAGCCAGTGAAATTGTTTTGGCAAAGATGGCAGGTGCCATTTCGAAAGCGGGTCAGCCGCGGCTTTTAGCATGTCAGAGGCGTGCCTCAGAAGCATCAGCATGCTCCCAAtgggaactcactgccacaaatAGGGCGACGCTGTGACAGCCGCCAGCAGAGGGGCCTTTTGGAAATGGCATGTACAGATGACTTGGAGAAAGAGCTGTCGTGCTCGCTGCAACAGGGAAGAGTGAAGCCTTCATACTTTGAGCCAGCACTACTCCCATTACCCAAGAACTAGGAGAAAGCGGAGGGGGTCGGCTGGCCCCCTTTGCCACGCTTTCCTTGGCACCTCCTCTCAGGCATCCAGCTTGCTATTTGTGTCACCCCCTCCAAACACTTCACTTGAATGAACAGTTCCAGATGGCATTTACAGTAAATGCATTCATctttcctctctcacacattcCCCCTAGCTATTAAGATTTTCATCTCACCATTTCTTCAAGGAACTCAGAGCCAtagatagaatcacagaatcggaagggacctccagggtcatctagtccaacccccacatGAAGATGTGGTTCTTCATCTCCCTCTCCCCGCCAATTTATCCTCAGCTAGGCTGAGAGGGTGCAACTGGCCcagggttacccagcaagcttcttggCAGTGTGGGGATTGGAATCcaggtctccaagatcctaggGCAGCACTAGGCATCGCTGCAcactggtggcagcagcagcatgcTGGATTAGAAGAATTTGGGGTCAGGCCTTCGCAGTGCATTTGTGTACAGGATGCACTGAGCCAATGGTTACCCTCACCTTGTGAAGCTCTTCCACAAAGGAATGGCCATGCTCACTGCCAAATTCAGCGCACAGCCTAgagaacaagaacataagagaagccatgttggatcaggccaatggcccatccagtccaacactctgtgtcacacagtggccaaatttttttttttatatatgtatacacacacacactgtggctaatagccactgatggacctctgctccatatttttatctaaccccctcttgaagctggctatgcttgtagccgccaccacctcctgtggcagtgaagagaACACTGTTAATCCGAAGCCTTCCACCTGATTCACTCAAGAATTGGGTTTTCCATAATAATTTTCTCTGGGCATTTCTATGTTTATCAGTAGAAAAAGTTCTGGTTTCATTGGTTCCTTGGGAGCTGCAATTATAGCCACCTTAGCTATAATTAAGTCTCTATGAGAAAGGAAAAGgacaggaaaggtcccctgtgcaagcacgagtcgtttccgactctgggggtgatgttgctttcacaacattttcaggacagactttttacggggtggttacggggtactcattttaccaacctcggaaggatggaaggctgagtcaaccttgagccagctacctgaacccagcttccgctggtttgaactcaggtcatgagcagagagttcagacctcagtactgctgctttaccactctgcgccatggggccgctttcctatgagaaaggagggggtgtgtgtgttgtaaatgaagcaagtaaataaagaaataagaaagatGTGGAATGAGATCAGGTCTGTAATGCAGATCTGCCCTTAGTCTGCGATTGTGTGTGTGCAATGTTCACGGGCCGGTCTTAAAATCAATGCCCCCCACTCAAAGCAGGGATGAAGCATGCAGAGGAAGGCCGCAACTTCTTCCTGAGTCTGTCAAAATCCCAACGTTATGCTTGCCTGATGCCAAATGGGTGGCGAGGCTTTGATGCTTGACCCAGCCCCATCCTCCTCCTGGACCAAAGCCAGGGACAGAAAGAGCATGTCATGGGTGTGGGGAGCAAAACAGCAGCAGGGCCTGGGGCTTCGGTTCCAGCAGCATGTACCACATCACCCACCCAGAGTCCAGGACATCGACCATCCATATAGCAGCCACAGTGAGCTTTTCACTGGCACCTTCACAAAATTGACTTGTCGCTTCTCCAAAACATCCAGGCAAGCAGAAAATGCGTATCAGCTGTTCCGTTACCCTATGGTGGAATTTAATTCATCCAGCGTCCCCAAGGCGTCAAAGATTCGGTCATCTTTTGCTCTCCTCTCCCCAGTGAATGTGCTGGAAAATCCTTTAAAACCAAGAAGGAAGACAAGAGTGAGAAAAGGTTCCAACGGCTCACAGGCAGATCCAGCAAGCCCCCATTCACACATGCAAGGACATCAGTATGGTTCTCTGTAGTTGATTATGACACGCTTAGTGAGCGGCAGTCAAATGTGTGAAGTAGCCCCATTGAAAGCCTCTTGTCTTTGGGATGAAGACAAATATACACATTCAAGTTATCATATTACAATTTTCTATACAAAAATACTCTTGGTTACACCCCAAGTACATCCCTCTCTCATCTTTAAGGACCGGAGCTGGCGAAagattctgtttttctttccatatGTAAATTAGCATCTGAAGTTGGGACATGCAGAAGATCCAGTTAAAGAATCTCCAGTGGTGGGTTCTGGAAAAGGCCTTCCTTGAACCCAAGAGAATTGCACAATCTTGAGCAAGATGGACCAGCACCTATTTTGCATCCACAAggtcaggttcaatcccaggcatttcCACTAAGGGATCTCAGTTGCTAGGAGAGATCCTTCTcagaagaccttggagagccactccTAGAGACAGAAGTCTTGAAGCCAtttaaagactagcaacattATTATTCCAGCATCAGTTTTAATGGAGAAGAATCCACTTCTTCAgatcatagaatagaatcctagagttggaagggacctccagggtcatctagtccaaccccctgcacaaggcaggaaactcacaaacccctccccctaaattcacaggatcttcattgctgtcagatggccatctagcctctgtttaaaaaccttcaaggaaggagagcccaccacctcccgaggaggaagcctgttccactgaggaaccactctaacggtcataGAATCctatagttggaagggacgtccaggttcatctagaccaaccccctgcacaaggcaggaaactcacaaacccctccccctaaattcacaggatcttcattgctgtcagatggccatctagcctctgtttgaaaacctccacggaaggagagcccaccacctcccaaggaggaagcctgttccactgaggaaccgctctaacagtcaggaaatgaGTATCAAAAGAGTATGCAGTCCCTTTATGCTGTActcatgaacatgtgaagctgccttatactgaatcagatccttggttcatcaaggtcagtcttctctactcagactggcagcagctctctggggtctcaggcagagctcttcctgatcacccactgcctgggccttttagctggagatatcagggattgaatctgagaccttctgcttgccaagcagttGTTGTActgctgagccacggcccctcccctggAGGTAGGGACTTCCTCCCCCAGCAGGTCACTGATTTCTGAGCAACTAGCATAAAGCAACTGCGAAGGGACAGTGCCCTTAGCATCTGCCCTGGCTCACAGGTGCTACCTTTGTCCCCGGTCTTCGTGTAGATCTTTGGGACTTGGCTTGCCTTCTTGAGTTTGGCATCCAGACTAGAGAGAAAAACAGGAGACAATTAAATAGCTCTCAATATTAAATTAAAGGAGGCTCGAAACTGATTTATTGTGCAGTGTGGACACAACCCTTTAAACTGGATTAATTAATTTGGGCGATTTGTATCAATTTGGAACAGCCAACTAAATAGTTcgctttcaatacactttccaactggaatttgccacttcacacagtaaaacccagttggaaagtgcgttCAAAATGGATCGAcagcgcattatttagtgtgcgggAATGCAGCTGTAACGAgtagctcagaaaaaaagccaAGCAACGAAGCATGCATTTTTTAAGTCTCGTGGTCCTTCCCTTAGGCTGCATTTTGCATGCCTCTTGCTTGCTTAACTTTGGGACACGTGCAATTACTCTCATGCAGTTTTAAAGGCCGCGATCACCTAAACTGAATTCAAACCCCCGTCGTGCAAATTGTTTTGATTTGGGGAGCTGCTTTAACTTGTCTTAGCCACGCAATGGTTATGCAATACATTTCGCTCCTCCGAATCACACGCTCGTGCAAATAAACGGCCCCAGGGCAGCCGCTCACCCACCTGGGCGGCTCCCCCTGCTCCTGGCCGAGCCCCCTGCTGAGCCCCCAGCCCCACCGGGCGGCCGCCGCCCCTCCAAGCCCCAGGCACCGCCTGCAGCCCCGCAATCCCGCGCCTGCCATGCCCGGCTGCGCAAGCGCCCCGCGGGCCAAGCGTGTCCCTTCCCGGCCACCGTCGCAGCCGCCTGAGCGGCACGCGAGCGCCTGATTGGGCGAGGCAGCCTTCCCCCGCCTCTGAGGCGGAGCTAGAGCCTCGCCGGCAACACCCCGTTTCCTCGAGCGCCCTATGAGAGGCAGCATAGGGACACGCCCCCGGGGTCGTGATTGGCTGGGACAGGAGGGGCGGGGCGCGCTGGTCTCCAATTCTCTGCTGTTCGGCCGGGAGGAGCGCGGGCGGGTGAGTGGGCGCTGCCGGGGGTCGCTGCGGGGATGC containing:
- the MMAB gene encoding corrinoid adenosyltransferase MMAB; amino-acid sequence: MLPLIGRSRKRGVAGEALAPPQRRGKAASPNQALACRSGGCDGGREGTRLARGALAQPGMAGAGLRGCRRCLGLGGAAAARWGWGLSRGLGQEQGEPPSLDAKLKKASQVPKIYTKTGDKGFSSTFTGERRAKDDRIFDALGTLDELNSTIGLCAEFGSEHGHSFVEELHKVQCMLQDAGSNVATPISSARESHLKRTSFSEKPVLELETWIDRYSDQLPPLTAFILPSGGKSSAALHLSRAVCRRAERRVVPLVKSGEADANVAKYLNRLSDYLFVLARYAARKEGKEEKVYTRTEP